A DNA window from Xanthomonas campestris pv. campestris str. ATCC 33913 contains the following coding sequences:
- the thiD gene encoding bifunctional hydroxymethylpyrimidine kinase/phosphomethylpyrimidine kinase, whose translation MTTPSTLSALTIAGSDSGGGAGIQADLKTFAAHRVHGLSAITALTAQHTRGVTAVHVPPLAFLRAQVDACFADFQIQAVKLGMLANAEVIHCVADLLEQYRPPFVVLDPVMVATSGARLLEDAALDALRTRLLPLANLITPNTPEAELLTGRRIDTPDAADHATAALLELGANAVLLKGGHLREGTRVIDRFDDGVAQEIFMHPRLELDTHGTGCTLSAAIAAQLCQGLSLLNACEAAIDYVARAIANGQRPGQSDVVVLDHFGAAPHAWD comes from the coding sequence ATGACCACGCCCAGCACGCTGTCCGCATTGACCATCGCCGGTTCGGATTCCGGCGGTGGTGCCGGCATCCAGGCCGATCTGAAGACCTTCGCCGCGCATCGCGTGCACGGCTTGTCCGCCATTACCGCGCTGACCGCGCAACACACCCGTGGTGTCACCGCCGTGCACGTGCCGCCCCTGGCATTCCTGCGCGCCCAGGTCGATGCCTGCTTTGCCGATTTCCAGATCCAGGCGGTCAAGCTCGGCATGCTGGCCAACGCCGAGGTCATCCACTGCGTGGCCGACCTGCTCGAACAGTACCGCCCGCCATTCGTGGTGCTCGACCCGGTGATGGTGGCCACCAGCGGTGCGCGTTTGCTCGAAGACGCCGCGTTGGACGCACTGCGCACTCGCCTGTTGCCGCTGGCGAACTTGATCACGCCCAATACGCCCGAGGCCGAATTACTCACCGGCCGCCGTATCGACACCCCCGATGCCGCCGACCATGCAACCGCCGCCTTGCTGGAGCTGGGCGCCAACGCCGTGTTGCTCAAGGGCGGGCATTTGCGCGAAGGCACGCGCGTGATCGATCGGTTCGACGACGGCGTTGCGCAGGAGATCTTCATGCATCCGCGCCTGGAACTGGACACACACGGCACCGGCTGCACCCTCTCTGCCGCCATTGCCGCGCAGTTGTGTCAGGGCCTGTCGTTGCTCAACGCCTGCGAGGCCGCGATCGATTATGTGGCCCGTGCAATTGCCAATGGCCAGCGTCCGGGCCAGAGCGATGTGGTGGTGCTGGATCACTTTGGTGCCGCGCCGCACGCATGGGATTGA
- a CDS encoding PhoH family protein produces the protein MTRGKRIYVLDTNVLMHDPTALFKFEEHDVFLPMQVIEELDNAKKGTSEVSRNARQVSRFLDELLENTNAEQIQAGILLSHPQGIQLKGQAAIGRLYFQIHPIEPGRTFGAMLPDNKILASVLALREENPDVPVILVSKDINLRIKAYISGLVAEDYQNDRALDDFSLLFTGAIELPEDFWQKHNEDLRSWNERGRTHYEIVLADDEDWYPNQYLYLPGEDEVELRVAKVGGGKATLCLVDDFRHTQHAVWGIAARNREQNFALNALMDPEIDFVTLLGTAGTGKTLLALAAGLAQTMDQQRYREIIMTRATVSVGEDIGFLPGTEEEKMTPWMGALTDNLEVLTHNQDGGSWGRAATNDLLASRIKIRSMNFMRGRTFLSRYLILDEAQNLTPKQMKTLITRAGPGTKIVCLGNVEQIDTPYLTETTSGLTYAVDRFKAWPHSAHITLRRGERSRLADFASEVL, from the coding sequence ATGACCCGAGGCAAGCGCATCTACGTGCTGGACACCAACGTGCTGATGCACGATCCCACCGCGCTGTTCAAATTCGAAGAACACGATGTCTTCCTGCCGATGCAGGTGATCGAAGAACTCGACAACGCCAAGAAGGGCACCTCCGAAGTCAGCCGCAACGCGCGCCAGGTCAGCCGCTTCCTGGACGAATTGCTGGAAAACACCAACGCCGAGCAGATCCAGGCCGGCATCCTGCTGAGTCATCCGCAGGGCATCCAGCTCAAGGGCCAGGCCGCGATCGGGCGGCTGTATTTCCAGATCCACCCGATCGAGCCGGGCCGCACCTTCGGCGCAATGCTGCCGGACAACAAGATCCTCGCCTCGGTGCTGGCGCTGCGCGAAGAGAACCCCGATGTGCCGGTGATCCTGGTGTCCAAGGACATCAACCTGCGCATCAAGGCCTACATCAGCGGCCTGGTCGCCGAGGACTACCAGAACGATCGCGCGCTGGACGATTTCAGCCTGCTGTTCACCGGCGCGATCGAGCTGCCGGAAGACTTCTGGCAAAAACACAACGAAGACCTGCGCAGCTGGAACGAGCGCGGACGCACCCATTACGAGATCGTGCTGGCCGACGACGAAGACTGGTATCCCAATCAGTACCTGTATCTGCCGGGCGAAGACGAAGTGGAACTGCGCGTGGCCAAGGTCGGCGGCGGCAAGGCCACGCTGTGCCTGGTGGATGACTTCCGCCATACCCAGCACGCGGTCTGGGGCATTGCCGCGCGCAACCGCGAGCAGAACTTCGCGCTCAATGCGCTGATGGACCCGGAGATCGATTTCGTCACCCTGCTCGGCACCGCCGGCACCGGCAAGACGCTGCTCGCGCTGGCCGCGGGCCTGGCGCAGACGATGGACCAGCAGCGTTACCGCGAAATCATCATGACCCGCGCGACGGTGAGCGTGGGCGAAGACATCGGCTTCCTGCCCGGCACCGAAGAAGAAAAGATGACCCCGTGGATGGGCGCGCTCACCGACAATCTGGAAGTGCTCACCCACAACCAGGACGGTGGCTCATGGGGCCGCGCGGCCACCAACGACCTGCTCGCCAGCCGCATCAAGATCCGCTCGATGAACTTCATGCGCGGGCGCACCTTCCTGTCGCGTTATCTGATCCTGGATGAAGCGCAAAACCTCACGCCCAAGCAGATGAAGACGCTGATCACCCGTGCCGGCCCCGGCACCAAGATCGTGTGCCTGGGCAACGTGGAGCAGATCGACACGCCCTACCTCACCGAGACCACGTCCGGCCTGACCTATGCGGTGGATCGCTTCAAGGCCTGGCCGCACAGCGCGCACATCACGCTGCGTCGCGGCGAGCGTTCGCGGCTGGCCGACTTCGCTTCGGAGGTGCTGTGA
- a CDS encoding SMP-30/gluconolactonase/LRE family protein, with translation MVSTADYTAVLAVDSRCTHGEGVLWCEQREALYWVDISEKRLWRHHPGSAQTRFWTLPDRPGCIGLMDDGRLLIALAKAICIADPDNADGDTLPLDHLADVEADNPLTRSNDGRADRHGNFVFGTMDEHEDKAGRGAMYQFSLRHGLRRLPLPGVSIPNSICFSPDGRTLYYCDSVRPQILRCDYDPDTAQTSNTRVFTTLDRDDAEPDGSIIDNAGHLWNAQWRAWRVVRYRPDGSVERIVQMPVKHPTCSAFGGAALDRLHVISSRLDHSDAELAQTPQAGGLYLCDLPVRGLPESRVTSA, from the coding sequence ATGGTGAGCACCGCCGACTACACCGCCGTCCTGGCCGTCGACAGCCGCTGCACGCATGGCGAAGGCGTGCTGTGGTGCGAGCAGCGTGAAGCGCTGTATTGGGTGGACATCAGCGAAAAACGCCTGTGGCGGCATCATCCGGGCAGCGCGCAGACGCGCTTCTGGACACTGCCCGACCGCCCGGGCTGCATCGGCCTGATGGACGATGGCCGCCTGCTGATCGCGCTGGCCAAGGCCATCTGCATCGCCGACCCGGACAATGCCGACGGCGACACGCTGCCGCTCGACCATCTGGCCGATGTCGAAGCCGACAACCCGCTCACGCGCAGCAATGACGGCCGCGCCGATCGCCATGGCAACTTCGTGTTCGGCACCATGGACGAGCACGAAGACAAGGCCGGGCGCGGGGCGATGTACCAGTTCTCGCTGCGCCACGGGCTGCGTCGTCTGCCGTTGCCGGGCGTGTCCATTCCCAACTCGATCTGCTTCAGCCCGGATGGCCGCACGCTGTACTACTGCGATTCGGTGCGCCCGCAGATCCTGCGCTGCGATTACGACCCGGACACCGCGCAAACCAGCAACACGCGCGTGTTCACCACCCTGGATCGCGACGACGCCGAGCCGGATGGCTCCATCATCGACAACGCCGGCCACCTGTGGAACGCGCAATGGCGCGCCTGGCGCGTGGTGCGGTATCGCCCGGACGGCAGCGTGGAGCGCATCGTGCAGATGCCGGTCAAGCACCCCACCTGCAGTGCCTTCGGCGGTGCCGCACTGGACCGTCTGCACGTGATCAGCTCGCGCCTGGACCATAGCGATGCCGAGCTGGCACAGACCCCGCAGGCCGGCGGCCTGTACCTCTGCGACCTGCCGGTGCGCGGCCTGCCCGAAAGCCGGGTGACCAGCGCATGA
- the dgoD gene encoding galactonate dehydratase — MKITRLTTYHAAPRWLFLKVETDEGITGWGEPVIEGRARSVEAAVHELAGYVVGKDPARINDLWQTMYRAGFYRGGAILMSAIAGIDQALWDIKGKALGVPVYELLGGLVRDRMKTYRWVGGDRPGAIIAQINDYRALGFDTFKFNGTEEMKLIDSARAVDAAVVKVAEIRETFGNSIDFGIDFHGRVGAPMAKALLRELEPFKPLFVEEPVLAEQAEYYPRLAASTCIPLAAGERMFSRFEFKNVLCAGGIGMVQPDLSHAGGITECVKIAAMAEAYDVGFAPHCPLGPIALAACLHVDFVSHNAVLQEQSIGIHYNEGADLLDYVINKEDFHCVDGSIAALPKPGLGVEINEDMLKRANENPPDWRNPVWRHADGSIAEW, encoded by the coding sequence ATGAAGATCACCCGCCTCACCACCTACCACGCCGCACCGCGCTGGTTGTTCCTCAAGGTCGAAACCGACGAGGGCATCACCGGCTGGGGCGAGCCGGTCATCGAAGGCCGTGCGCGCAGCGTGGAAGCGGCCGTGCACGAGCTGGCCGGCTACGTGGTCGGCAAGGATCCGGCCCGCATCAATGACCTGTGGCAGACCATGTACCGCGCCGGCTTTTACCGAGGCGGCGCTATTTTGATGAGCGCCATCGCCGGCATCGACCAGGCGCTGTGGGACATCAAGGGCAAGGCGCTTGGCGTGCCGGTGTACGAGCTGCTGGGCGGGCTGGTGCGTGATCGCATGAAGACCTACCGCTGGGTCGGCGGCGACCGCCCGGGCGCAATCATCGCGCAGATCAACGATTACCGTGCGCTGGGCTTTGACACCTTCAAGTTCAACGGCACCGAAGAAATGAAGCTGATCGACAGCGCGCGTGCGGTCGATGCGGCAGTGGTCAAGGTGGCCGAAATCCGCGAGACCTTCGGCAATAGCATCGATTTCGGCATCGACTTCCACGGCCGCGTCGGCGCGCCGATGGCCAAGGCGCTGCTGCGCGAGCTCGAACCGTTCAAGCCGCTGTTCGTCGAAGAACCGGTGCTGGCCGAACAGGCCGAGTACTACCCGCGCCTGGCCGCGAGCACCTGCATTCCGTTGGCTGCCGGCGAGCGCATGTTCTCGCGCTTCGAGTTCAAGAACGTGCTGTGCGCCGGCGGCATCGGCATGGTGCAGCCGGACCTGTCGCATGCCGGTGGCATCACCGAGTGCGTCAAGATCGCCGCCATGGCCGAAGCCTACGATGTGGGCTTCGCACCACACTGCCCGCTCGGCCCGATCGCGCTGGCTGCCTGCCTGCACGTGGACTTCGTTTCGCACAATGCCGTGCTGCAGGAACAGAGCATCGGCATCCACTACAACGAAGGCGCCGACCTGCTCGATTACGTCATCAACAAAGAAGATTTTCACTGTGTGGATGGCAGCATTGCCGCACTGCCCAAGCCCGGGCTCGGTGTGGAGATCAACGAAGACATGCTCAAGCGCGCAAACGAAAATCCGCCGGACTGGCGCAACCCGGTGTGGCGTCACGCCGACGGCAGCATCGCCGAATGGTGA
- a CDS encoding 2-dehydro-3-deoxy-6-phosphogalactonate aldolase, with translation MTASTTPVFNPFALPLVAILRGITPEDTLAHVGALIDAGFDAIEIPLNSPRWAESIALAQQRYGARAWIGAGTVLRNEDVDTLAGIGARFIVTPNTKPSLIRHAVSRGLTVVAGFATASEAFDAIDAGAQILKLFPAATYGAAHVRALRSVLPTHVPVYVVGGVSPQTLAGFMAQGAAGAGIGGELYKPGQSLETTQTHARAFVQAYQELQG, from the coding sequence ATGACTGCATCCACCACCCCCGTGTTCAACCCGTTCGCCCTGCCGCTGGTCGCCATCCTGCGTGGCATCACCCCGGAAGACACGCTGGCGCATGTCGGTGCCTTGATCGACGCCGGATTCGACGCGATCGAGATCCCGCTCAACTCGCCACGCTGGGCCGAGAGCATTGCCCTGGCGCAGCAGCGCTACGGCGCGCGCGCCTGGATCGGCGCCGGCACCGTGCTGCGCAACGAAGACGTCGACACGCTGGCCGGGATCGGCGCGCGTTTCATCGTCACCCCCAATACCAAGCCTTCGCTGATCCGCCATGCGGTGTCGCGCGGGCTGACCGTGGTGGCCGGCTTTGCCACCGCCAGCGAAGCCTTCGATGCCATCGACGCCGGCGCGCAGATCCTCAAACTGTTCCCCGCGGCCACCTATGGCGCGGCGCATGTGCGCGCCTTGCGCTCGGTGCTGCCGACCCACGTGCCGGTTTACGTGGTCGGCGGAGTGAGCCCGCAGACCCTGGCCGGCTTCATGGCGCAGGGCGCCGCCGGCGCCGGCATCGGCGGCGAACTGTACAAACCCGGCCAATCCCTCGAAACAACCCAGACGCATGCACGCGCCTTTGTGCAGGCTTACCAGGAACTGCAAGGATGA
- a CDS encoding LysR family transcriptional regulator, producing MANSGTPWFNAARLKTRQLLLLLHLHEQRSVLRAAEAASMTQPAASKLLAEMEDMLGVKLFERHARGVEPTWYGHVLIRRARAAMSEIGRAQEEIAALRAGRMGQASIGTVVNPGTNLVPQAIAEVKREFPDILVRVEMDYSRPLVAKLLDGQLDIVIGRILGPEGVGELEFEPLADEPHSVIARAGHPLASRANLQHADLVRHGWILPPADSVLRARLDSMFMEHGVQTPTNAIETSSLPVTSTLLRGSDMLTALPVESVAPLIQAKLLTVLPIELGVRMESFGIIRRRDYILPPGAERILQALRSTARRLYPGLRSPESPV from the coding sequence ATGGCAAATTCCGGTACTCCCTGGTTCAACGCAGCCCGGCTCAAGACCCGCCAGCTGTTGTTGTTGTTGCATCTGCACGAACAGCGCTCGGTCCTGCGTGCGGCCGAGGCCGCCAGCATGACCCAGCCGGCCGCCTCCAAACTGCTGGCGGAAATGGAAGACATGCTCGGGGTGAAGCTATTTGAGCGCCACGCGCGCGGCGTGGAGCCCACCTGGTACGGGCATGTGCTGATCCGCCGCGCCCGCGCGGCAATGTCGGAGATCGGCCGGGCGCAGGAAGAGATCGCCGCGTTGCGCGCCGGCCGCATGGGCCAGGCCTCGATCGGCACGGTGGTCAACCCGGGCACCAACCTGGTGCCGCAGGCCATCGCCGAGGTGAAGCGCGAGTTCCCCGACATCCTGGTGCGGGTGGAGATGGACTACAGCCGGCCGCTGGTGGCCAAGCTGCTGGATGGGCAGCTGGACATCGTGATCGGCCGCATCCTGGGGCCGGAAGGGGTGGGCGAGCTGGAATTCGAGCCGTTGGCCGACGAGCCGCATTCGGTGATCGCCCGCGCCGGCCACCCGCTGGCCAGCCGCGCCAACCTGCAGCACGCCGATCTGGTCCGCCACGGCTGGATCCTGCCGCCGGCCGACAGCGTGCTGCGCGCGCGGCTGGATTCGATGTTCATGGAGCACGGCGTGCAGACCCCGACCAATGCGATCGAGACCTCGTCGCTGCCGGTGACCTCCACCTTGTTGCGCGGCAGCGACATGCTGACCGCGCTGCCGGTGGAGTCGGTGGCGCCGCTGATCCAGGCCAAGTTGCTCACCGTGCTGCCGATCGAATTGGGCGTGCGGATGGAGTCGTTCGGCATCATCCGTCGGCGCGATTACATCCTGCCGCCCGGCGCCGAGCGCATTTTGCAGGCCCTGCGCAGCACCGCACGTCGCCTGTACCCAGGCCTGCGCAGCCCGGAATCGCCTGTCTAA
- a CDS encoding 2-dehydro-3-deoxygalactonokinase gives MIAIDWGTSSLRGYLLGPDGQVRDHRRGADGILACQGRFNAVLEALITGWDGPVLLSGMIGSRNGWVEQAYLPCPADTAALAQAMQRYDDLLPGRTLWFVPGVSVGERDGTPDVMRGEETQLVGLLAALGDGEHIACLPGTHSKWARLAHGQLTDFATVMTGELYALLRQHSILGKLMQDDGGSLDEGAFLQGVTRSAEPGGLSHHLFGARTLGLFERLPAQALPSYLSGLLIGHELRDHRGDHRAVHLVGSPALAQRYALALQHLGVTSQLHPEDLAAAGLFALAQQRGLA, from the coding sequence ATGATCGCGATTGATTGGGGCACCAGCAGCCTGCGCGGTTATCTGCTCGGGCCCGATGGCCAGGTGCGCGACCACCGCCGCGGCGCCGACGGCATCCTGGCCTGCCAGGGCCGCTTCAACGCGGTGCTGGAAGCGCTGATCACCGGCTGGGACGGCCCGGTACTGCTGTCGGGCATGATCGGCAGCCGCAATGGCTGGGTGGAACAGGCCTACCTGCCCTGCCCGGCCGACACCGCGGCGCTGGCCCAGGCAATGCAGCGCTACGACGACCTGCTCCCCGGCCGCACGCTGTGGTTCGTGCCCGGCGTCAGCGTCGGCGAACGCGACGGCACCCCGGATGTGATGCGCGGCGAAGAAACCCAATTGGTGGGCCTGCTCGCCGCGCTTGGCGACGGCGAACACATCGCCTGCCTGCCCGGCACCCACAGCAAATGGGCCCGCCTGGCGCACGGCCAGCTCACCGACTTTGCCACCGTCATGACCGGCGAGCTGTATGCCCTGCTCCGCCAGCACAGCATCCTGGGCAAGCTGATGCAGGACGACGGCGGCAGCCTGGATGAGGGCGCCTTCCTGCAGGGCGTGACGCGCAGCGCCGAGCCCGGTGGGCTGAGCCATCACCTGTTCGGTGCCCGCACCCTGGGGCTGTTCGAGCGCCTGCCCGCGCAGGCACTGCCGTCCTACCTCTCGGGCCTGCTGATCGGCCACGAACTGCGCGACCACCGCGGCGATCACCGCGCGGTGCACCTGGTCGGCAGCCCCGCCCTGGCCCAGCGCTACGCACTGGCGTTGCAGCACCTGGGCGTGACCTCCCAGCTGCACCCGGAAGACCTGGCCGCCGCCGGCCTGTTCGCGCTCGCGCAACAGCGCGGCCTTGCCTGA
- a CDS encoding peroxiredoxin has translation MTDAVLELPAATFDLPLSLSGGTQTTLRAHAGHWLVIYFYPKDSTPGCTTEGLDFNALLPEFDKAGAKILGVSRDSVKSHDNFCAKQGFAFPLVSDGDEALCRAFDVIKEKNMYGKQVLGIERSTFLLSPEGQVVQAWRKVKVAGHADAVLAALKAHAKQ, from the coding sequence ATGACCGACGCTGTACTGGAACTGCCCGCTGCAACCTTCGATCTGCCGCTGTCGCTGTCCGGCGGCACCCAGACCACCTTGCGTGCCCATGCCGGCCACTGGCTGGTGATCTACTTCTACCCCAAGGACAGCACGCCCGGCTGCACCACCGAAGGCCTGGACTTCAACGCGCTGCTGCCGGAATTCGACAAGGCCGGCGCCAAGATCCTGGGCGTCTCGCGCGATTCGGTGAAGTCGCACGACAACTTCTGCGCCAAGCAGGGGTTTGCATTTCCGCTGGTCAGCGATGGCGATGAAGCACTGTGCCGCGCCTTCGACGTGATCAAGGAAAAGAACATGTACGGCAAGCAGGTGCTCGGCATCGAGCGCAGCACCTTCCTGCTGTCGCCCGAGGGGCAGGTCGTGCAGGCCTGGCGCAAGGTCAAGGTCGCCGGCCATGCCGATGCGGTGCTGGCCGCGTTGAAGGCGCACGCCAAACAGTGA
- the dapA gene encoding 4-hydroxy-tetrahydrodipicolinate synthase produces MSLSGIITALATPFGPDGTLDLDAWRRLLEQQLHGGVQGIVVAGSTGEAAALSDDEYDTLVRAAVAQVAGRVQVLAGTGLSGTAKTIAQTRRAATLGAQYALVVTPPYVRPTQAGLLAHFQAVADNGGLPVVLYNVPGRTGCDLLPETVAALVSHPNIVGIKEARSEPERVAALVAMRSDRFVVLSGDDGSAAQSMLAGADGLVSVASNALPSAYRRLCDLARTGQHEAANAWDTRLSEYHSFCGIESNPIPVKALLQRAGIGHGLRLPLLPLSAAHQPAADRLAANAVALEALSSREMLAA; encoded by the coding sequence TTGTCCCTTTCCGGCATCATCACCGCGCTGGCGACCCCTTTCGGGCCGGACGGCACACTCGACCTGGATGCCTGGCGACGGCTGCTGGAGCAGCAGCTGCACGGCGGTGTCCAGGGAATCGTGGTTGCCGGCTCGACCGGCGAAGCGGCGGCACTGAGCGACGACGAGTACGACACGCTGGTGCGTGCGGCCGTGGCACAGGTGGCCGGTCGTGTGCAGGTACTGGCTGGCACCGGGCTCTCCGGTACCGCAAAAACCATCGCGCAGACCCGCCGTGCCGCCACGCTGGGCGCGCAGTACGCGCTGGTGGTGACGCCGCCTTACGTGCGGCCCACCCAGGCCGGCCTGCTGGCGCACTTCCAGGCGGTTGCCGACAACGGCGGCCTGCCGGTGGTGCTGTACAACGTGCCGGGCCGTACCGGCTGCGACCTGCTGCCGGAAACGGTCGCCGCGCTGGTGAGCCACCCGAACATCGTCGGCATCAAGGAAGCGCGCAGCGAACCGGAGCGGGTTGCCGCGCTGGTGGCCATGCGCAGCGACAGATTCGTGGTGCTCAGCGGTGACGACGGCAGCGCCGCCCAGTCAATGCTGGCCGGCGCCGACGGCCTGGTGTCGGTGGCGTCCAACGCGCTGCCGTCGGCCTACCGCCGGCTCTGCGATCTGGCCCGCACTGGTCAGCACGAGGCCGCCAACGCCTGGGACACGCGTCTGAGCGAGTACCACAGCTTCTGCGGCATCGAATCCAATCCCATCCCCGTCAAGGCGCTGCTGCAGCGCGCCGGGATCGGCCACGGCCTGCGCTTGCCGTTGCTGCCACTTTCTGCGGCCCATCAGCCGGCCGCCGACCGCCTTGCCGCCAACGCAGTTGCGTTGGAAGCGCTTTCCAGCCGCGAAATGCTCGCGGCCTGA
- a CDS encoding ribonuclease E inhibitor RraB yields MAIAMSALKQMFDHIRSETDWNLDGPLRWEYFFADPAQQPLQQLAEQLTKDGYRVIDIFLGERDEDDGDDEESYFLHVDKLEHHTLETLNQRNAAFDALAKRFHVAAYDGMDVGPA; encoded by the coding sequence ATGGCCATCGCGATGTCCGCGCTGAAACAGATGTTCGACCACATCCGCTCGGAAACCGACTGGAACCTGGACGGCCCGTTGCGCTGGGAATACTTCTTTGCCGATCCGGCGCAGCAACCGCTGCAGCAGCTGGCCGAGCAACTGACCAAGGACGGCTACCGCGTCATCGATATCTTTCTCGGCGAACGCGATGAGGACGATGGTGACGACGAAGAGTCGTACTTCCTGCATGTGGACAAACTGGAACACCACACCCTGGAAACGCTGAATCAGCGCAATGCCGCGTTCGATGCACTCGCCAAACGTTTCCATGTGGCTGCTTATGATGGGATGGACGTCGGGCCGGCCTGA
- the fdxA gene encoding ferredoxin FdxA encodes MPFVVTENCIKCKYTDCVEVCPVDCFHAGPNFLVIDPDECIDCTLCEPECPANAIYPEDDVPAGQEAFVALNAELAKAWPVLTVRQEPLPDAAEWDGKPDKLPLLQR; translated from the coding sequence ATGCCTTTTGTTGTCACCGAAAACTGCATCAAGTGCAAATACACCGACTGCGTCGAGGTCTGTCCGGTGGATTGCTTCCACGCAGGCCCGAACTTTCTGGTCATCGACCCGGATGAGTGCATCGATTGCACCCTGTGCGAGCCTGAGTGCCCGGCCAACGCGATCTATCCCGAGGACGACGTGCCGGCGGGACAGGAAGCCTTCGTTGCCCTCAACGCCGAGCTGGCCAAGGCCTGGCCGGTGCTGACAGTGCGCCAGGAGCCGTTGCCCGACGCCGCCGAGTGGGACGGCAAGCCGGACAAATTGCCGCTGCTGCAGCGCTGA
- a CDS encoding alpha/beta hydrolase family protein produces MGLINAAHTAIAADGHGWQLLHYAPAQPIASLLWLPALGVAARHYAPFAQALAERGIAVFVHEWRGNGSSTLRASRHHDWGFRTLLEHDLPASQAIVAAQSPPLPRLLGGHSLGGQLACCHAALHPGNAARLWLVASGSPYWRNFPSPLRYGLPLAYRFLPWLARVQGVLHGRRLGFAGTEARSLIADWARVGRSNRYRAAGAPWDLEQALASVTCPVDGVVFARDRFGPATALHALCAKMPQAPTTLRLLDDAALGMRSDHFAWMRAPIAVAAALRTSLHDR; encoded by the coding sequence ATGGGATTGATCAACGCCGCACACACGGCCATCGCGGCGGATGGGCACGGCTGGCAGCTGCTGCACTACGCGCCTGCGCAGCCGATCGCCAGCCTGTTGTGGTTACCTGCATTGGGCGTGGCGGCCCGGCACTACGCGCCATTCGCGCAGGCATTGGCCGAGCGCGGCATTGCGGTCTTCGTGCACGAATGGCGTGGCAACGGCAGCAGCACCTTGCGTGCATCGCGTCACCACGATTGGGGGTTTCGCACCCTGCTTGAACATGATCTGCCGGCCAGCCAGGCCATTGTCGCTGCGCAGTCACCGCCGCTGCCGCGGCTGCTGGGCGGCCACAGCCTGGGTGGGCAACTGGCCTGCTGCCATGCCGCGTTGCATCCGGGCAATGCGGCGCGCCTGTGGCTGGTCGCCAGCGGCTCGCCGTACTGGCGCAACTTTCCGTCACCGCTGCGTTATGGGCTGCCGTTGGCGTACCGGTTCCTGCCATGGCTGGCACGTGTGCAAGGCGTGCTGCACGGGCGGCGGCTCGGCTTTGCGGGGACCGAAGCGCGCAGCCTGATCGCCGACTGGGCGCGCGTCGGCCGCAGCAATCGCTACCGCGCTGCGGGCGCACCGTGGGATCTGGAGCAGGCACTGGCCAGTGTCACCTGCCCGGTCGACGGTGTGGTGTTCGCACGCGACCGCTTCGGCCCCGCTACAGCGCTGCACGCGCTTTGCGCCAAGATGCCGCAGGCGCCCACGACGCTGCGCCTGCTCGACGACGCAGCGCTGGGCATGCGCAGCGACCATTTCGCGTGGATGCGCGCACCCATCGCGGTCGCCGCTGCGTTACGCACGTCGCTGCACGATCGATAG
- a CDS encoding glycine cleavage system protein R, with protein sequence MLVTARAPARAAIQPDAMPEAPLTDSTPRPSPTENHLLINAYTTHPESPLLPVTRRIADSGCNLVDARLATVGRDVSVTALATGSWDSVAKLEAMLTRLEREEGLKLVWYRTGPKQAQSNLLPYIVEVIAADKPGILFQLADFFDRQGITIENLQSTRYRAMQTGAEMFSAQVTIGVPANMHIAALRDDFLEFCDHLNLDAIMDPMKF encoded by the coding sequence ATGCTGGTCACCGCCAGGGCGCCTGCCCGGGCGGCCATTCAGCCTGATGCAATGCCGGAAGCCCCTTTGACTGACTCGACTCCCCGGCCTTCGCCGACCGAAAACCACCTCCTGATCAACGCCTACACGACGCATCCGGAGTCCCCCCTGTTGCCCGTCACCCGCCGCATCGCCGACAGCGGCTGCAATCTCGTGGACGCCCGCCTGGCCACCGTGGGGCGCGATGTCTCGGTCACCGCGCTGGCCACCGGCTCCTGGGACTCGGTTGCCAAGCTCGAAGCCATGCTGACGCGGCTCGAACGCGAAGAAGGCCTGAAGCTGGTGTGGTACCGCACCGGCCCCAAGCAGGCGCAATCCAATCTGCTGCCGTACATCGTCGAGGTGATCGCCGCCGACAAGCCCGGCATCCTGTTCCAGCTTGCCGATTTCTTCGACCGCCAGGGCATCACCATCGAGAACCTGCAGAGCACCCGTTACCGCGCGATGCAGACCGGTGCGGAGATGTTCTCTGCGCAGGTGACCATCGGCGTGCCGGCCAACATGCACATCGCTGCCTTGCGCGATGATTTCCTGGAATTCTGTGATCACCTCAATCTCGACGCGATCATGGACCCGATGAAGTTTTAA